The genomic window TTCCCCTCTCGGAAGATTTCCACCCGTTTGGTGTGGAACTGAAACTCTTTGGGGATGCGGATGGCCTGGCTGTTTCCAGACTGGAACACCGTGGTTTCCACGGGGCTCTGCGTCTTTAAGGCTTTGGCGGGTATGCGGGCGTTCATGGCGGCCTCCTTTTGTATATTGCGAGTGTATATACGCAGGATCTCGGTGTCCAGTTCAGCCGCGCGGCTTGTCCAGCAAATACAGCAGCTGTGCCTTGGCCTCCGGCCATTCGCCGGAGCGCATGCTGTACATCACGGTGTCGCGTATGGTGCCGTCGCGGCGCAGTGCGTGGCCGCGGATCACGCCGTCTTTTTTGGCGCCCAGGCGCTCAATGGCGGCTTGGGAAGCAAAGTTGTAGTTATCGGTACGCCAGCCCACCACGTGGCAGCCCAGTGTCTCGAAGGCGTGGGTCAACAGCAGCAGTTTGGCGGTGGTGTTGACATGGCTGCGCTGGCTGCTTTTGCCGTACCAGGTCCAGCCGATCTCCACGCGCTTCAGGGCGGGCACGATGTCGTGGTAGCTGGTGCAGCCCAGCACCTTGCCGGTGGCGCTCTCCAGCACGGCAAAGGCGAAGCGGTTGCCGGCTTCGCGCTGTGACAGTGCGTTGTCGATGTAGCTGCGGGTTTGCTCGGGCTCGGGTACGGACGTGACGCGAATGGTCCACAGCGCGCCATCGGCGGCGGCGGCGCGCAGACCTTCTTCATGTGCCAGCGTCAGGGGCACCAGGTCCACGCCGCGGGCGGACAGGGTGACGGGTTCTACAAAGGCCATGGTGCGGTTCAGTCCTTGGAGTCTTTGGTGGCTTTGGCGGCCTGCGCGGCGCGCCACATGCGGGCCAGCTTCACACCCAGGCCAGAGCCCAGGCCTACCAGCAGGATGGCACCCATGCTGGTGTTGCCGTAACCCGGTGCAAAAATGTCCAGACCCAGCAGGCGGCCGATCCAGAAGCCCAGCAACGCGCCGCCGACAAAACCCACGGCGTCGGACAAACCCTCTAACAATGGATTGTTTTGCATAGGGTGTGGCTTAGCGGTTGTGGCGCTGCATGAACATCAGTTTTTCAAACAGTGTGGTGTCCTGCTCGTTCTTCAGCAGGGCGCCCACCAGTGGGGGCACGGCCATTTTGTCGTCCTTGGTGTGCAGGGCTTCGGCGGGGATGTCTTCGGCCAGCAGCAGCTTGAGCCAGTCCAGCAGTTCGCTGGTGGAGGGCTTTTTCTTCAGGCCGGGCAGGTTGCGCACGTCAAAAAACGTCTTCATGGCCGCACTGAGCAACTCTTTTTTGATGCCGGGGAAGTGCACATCCACAATACTTTGCATGGTGGGCGCATCGGGAAACTTGATGTAGTGGAAGAAGCAGCGGCGCAAAAAGGCGTCGGGCAGCTCTTTTTCGTTGTTGGAGGTGATGAACACCAGCGGGCGGTGTTTGGCCTTGATCAGCTCGCGGGTTTCGTAGCAATAAAACTCCATGCGGTCGATTTCGCGCAGCAGGTCGTTGGGGAATTCGATGTCGGCCTTGTCGATCTCGTCGATCAGCAGTGCGACGGGTTTGTCGGCCGTAAAAGCCTGCCACAACACACCCTTGATGATGTAGTTGTGGATGTCTTTGACGCGCTCGCCGCCGTCAATGTCGGACAGTTGCGAGTCGCGCAGACGACTCACGGCGTCATATTCATACAGGCCTTGCTGGGCCTTGGTGGTGGATTTGATGTGCCACTGCAGCAGGGGCATGTCCAGCGCCTGGGCCACTTCTTCGGCCAGCATGGTTTTGCCGGTGCCGGGTTCACCCTTGACCAGCAGCGGGCGCTGCAGCGTGATGGCCGCGTTGACCGACAGCATCAGGTCCTGGGTGGCTACGTAGTTCTTGGTTCCGTGGAATTTCATGGTGTGGGGCGCACTGGGCGAGGGTGAGGGGCAGACAAGCAGCTTGGCGGCTGCGCAGGGCGTGAAATGCTGGTCGATATAATCAAATTTAGATTTACATCAAACATTGTCTGATTGTCCTTGCAAAATGAACAAACTGTTGCTGCCCGTTTTAGTCGCTCTTGTCGCTCAAGTGACCACTTTTTCTGCCTTTGCGCAGGAAATCAAGGGAGATGCCAAGCAAGGTGAGACAAAAAATGCCATGTGCATTGGTTGCCACGGCATCGTGGGTTACCAGGCCAGCTTTCCAGAGATCCACAAGGTGCCCATGATCTCGGGTCAGGGTTCCAAGTACATCGTTTCTGCACTCAATGCCTACAAAAAGGGCGAGCGCAAGCACCCCTCCATGCGCGGTATTGCCGATACCCTGTCGGACCAGGACGTTGCTGATCTGGCCGCGTATTACGAAGCCAGTGGCGCAGTAGCCGGCGCAGCAGCCCCTGCCAAGGCGGCGGGTGGTTCGGCGAAGGCCGAAGCCCTGTTGGCCAAGGGCTCCTGTGTGTCTTGCCACGGTGACAACTTCAGCAAGCCGCTGGACCCCAGCTACCCCAAGATTGCAGGCCAGCACAGCGACTACTTGTTTGTGGCGCTCAAGTCCTACAAGGCAGAAAACAAGGCCATCGTGGGCCGTGGCAATGCCATCATGGGCGGTACGGTGAAGCAGTTCACCAATGCCGAACTCAAAGAAATGGCCAACTACATTGGTAGTCTGCCGGGCGAGCTTAAAGTGGTGCCGCAGCGCCAGTTCAAACAGTAAAGCCGAATCATCCATACCAGCCGCTACCCCAGCGGCTTTTTTTTGCCAAAAAAATATGCAACGCATTGTGATCGTAGGCGGCGGCGCCGGTGGCCTGGAGCTGGCCGTGCGCCTGGGCAACACTTTGGGCAAGCGCCAAAAAGCGCACATTACGCTGATTGACGCAGCCCGCACCCATGTCTGGAAGCCATTACTGCACCAGGTGGCCGCTGGCACGCTGGACAGCCATGCCGATGAGTTGGAGTACTTTGCGCTGGCCCGCAAACACCATTTTGAGTTCCGCCTGGGGCGCATGGACGGCCTGTCCCGCGCCGAGCGGGTGGTGTCGCTGGCGCCATCGGTGGATGAGGACGGTGAGCAGGTGCTGCCGCGCCAGACCGTGGCCTACGACCAGCTGGTGCTGGCCCTGGGCAGCCAGACCAACGACTTTGGTACCCCTGGCGCGCGCGAGCATTGTGTGATGCTGGACACGCCGGCAGCGGCCGAACGTTTCCACCGCCTGCTGATCAACTCCTGCCTGCGCGCACAAGCCCGGGCCAAGGCGGCGGGCGAGGGGCGTTTTACCGTCACCATCATTGGTGGTGGGGCCACGGGTGTGGAGCTGTCGGCCGAGCTGCACATGACAACCAAGATTTTGTCCGGCTACGGCCTGCGTAATTTCGACCCCGAGAAGGACCTGAAAATCGTCATCGTGGACGCCTCGCCCCGCCTGCTGCAGGCGCTACCCGAGCGCCTGTCCAGCGCCGTGGCACTGGAGTTGCGCAAGCTCGACATCGAGATCCACACCAACGAGAAGGTGGTGGAGGTGTCCAAAGAGGGCGTCAAGATGGCCAGTGGCACCTTTATTCCCAGTGGCATCGTGGTGTGGGCGGCCGGTATCAAGGCGCCCGATTTTCTGAAAGACATCGACGGCCTGGAGACCAACCGCGGCAACCAACTGGTGGTGCAGCGCACGCTGCAAACCACGCGGGACCCGGCCATCTTTGCGATGGGTGATTGCGCGGCCTGCTCGCAGGGCGAGGGCAAGCCCCTGGTGCCGCCCCGTGCGCAATCGGCGCACCAGCAGGCATCGATGCTGGCCAAGTCTTTGGTCCGTTCGCTGCAAGGCAAATCTTTGCCGGAATTCACCTACAAAGACTACGGCTCACTGGTGTCGCTGGGCGACTACAGCACCATTGGCAGCCTGATGGGCGCGATTGCCAGCGGATCGGTGTTTATCGAGGGCTACATCGCCAAGTGGATGTACTGGTGGTTGCACAAGCACCACCAGATTGCGGTGAATGGCGCGTTTCACACCTGGTTGACGACCTGGGCGGAGACGATCAACTGGGCGAAGAACCCGCGGATCAAGCTGCACTAATCTCGTGTGGCTTGGCGCTGCACGCAGGCAATATAGGCGTCACCTTCGGGTGGGCGCCCGGCTTGCTGGCTTTCCCACAGCATTTTCCCCAGGCAGTCCATGGCCTCGTGGTGGGCCTGGTGCAGGGAGTCGCGTTTGTGGGTGAGTAACTCTATCGCCTGGCGTATGCCGCGGGGCTGGTCGATGCTGCACTGCTCGCTGATGGACAGGTGCATGGACAAATGCAAGAACGGGTTGGTGCGGCCCTCTTGCACCTCACCCATGCTGGCCAATGCGGCGTCTACATCGGCAAAGTCCTGGGCGTATTCCGGATGCTCGTCCATCCACTGGCTTGCTATGGTTTCAATAGCTTCCAAAGCAGACCCAGCGCGGGCTTTGGCATAAACAGAGCAAAAGAACTTGCGGACATCGGCTTGGGACGGACTGAACATGGCGCAAGCTTAGCATGTGCGCCGCACCGGCATTGCGGCCTGCTTGCGGGAACTGTTTCGGGGCTGTGAAGTCTTAGTAAAGATGGCCGTGGCCGTCAGCCAGTGCGCAAACTGGTGCGTTAATGGGGCTCTTGCAGACCTGCAAACCATTTTTTTGGGGATGGATTCAAAAGGTGAACGTATGAAAGTTTTGGCAGCGGGTACTTTGGCAGTTGCTGCCTTGCTGATGGCAGCCCCTCTGGTGGCAATGGCGCAGCACCGCGGCCACGACCACCGGGGCTGGCATGGCGATATCCGCCACTTTGACCGCCACGACCACCACCGTTGGCGCTCAGGCGCCTGGCGGCATGGCTGGCACGGTGGCCGCAATGGCTGGTGGTGGGTGGCGGACGGTGCCTGGTATTTCTACCCCAAGCCCGTTTACCCTTACCCTGACCCCTACCGCCCACCCATACTGATAGAACAAGCGCCCGTCGTGGTGCAGATTCCCGCACCGGCGCCTGTGCAGGTGCAGCCGATCGAGCCACCTGTTGCCGCACCGCCCGTTCAGCAGTTCTGGTACTACTGCGATGCGGCCGGTGGCTATTATCCTTACGTGGCCTCTTGCCCTAGTGGCTGGAAAACCGTGCCCGCCACCCCTTCTGGAGCATCCCAATGAAGACATCCCTGAGCCGAATGAACCTGTCCATTGCGACGCTGTGTGTGGTGGCCTTGGCCGGTTGCGCCACGGCCCCGCAAGGCCCGCGCGTTGCCATCATGCCCACACCCGGGAAACCGCTGGAGCTGTTTGCCCAGGAAGACCAGTACTGCCGCAGCTATGCACAGCAGTCCATTGGCAGTACCGACAGCAGCAACGAGCGTGCGGTGGGTGCTGCCATTGTGGGGACCCTGATCGGCGCCGCCGTAGGTTCTGCCACCAGCACCCGGCGATACAACAATACCGGCGCGGGTGCTGCGACCGGCCTAATGATGGGTTCTGCCATTGGTGCCGGTACCAGTGCAGAAGAGGGCCGCAGCGCCCAACACCGCTACGACATCGCCTACCAGCAGTGCATGGTGTCCAAGAACAACCAGCCGGCCCAGAGCCACTACCGCCAGGCTCCTCGCGTGGTCTATGTGCCGCAGGCGCAACAGCAGCCAGCGCCCCAGCCTTACTACCCACCACCGCCACCGGGTGCTTACCCGCCCCCACCACCCCCGCCACCGCAGTAATCCGGGCCTGCGGCGAGCGGGTTAGGCGCGCCGGGCCGTCTGCTGCTCGGCACGTTCCTTGGCCATTTGTTCTTCCAGTTGCTGGCGCCCCTGCTTGACCACCGAGATCAGCTTGGCGTTGTCCTTGTAGTGGGGGTGCAACTTCTCAAACAGCTCCAGGTTGTGTTGGCGGAACACCTGCACGGTGGCCTGTGCGGCCTCGGGTGCCTGGCCCAGCAGCTCCAGCACACTCTTGGCGCTGAGCAGGCTGGATTCAAACAGTTCACGCTGCACCAGCATCACATCACGGTCGCGTAACTGGTTCCAGTGTGTCACGTCGCGGGCACGGGCCACGATCTGCAGCTGCGGAAAATGTTCACGCGCCAGGTCCACAATTGCCAGCGATTGCGTTACGTCGTCCACAGCCACCACCAACACCTTGGCCTTGGCTGCACCGGCGGTGCGCAGCAGGTCCAGCCGGGTGGCATCGCCATAAAACACGCGGTAACCAAAGTTGCGGGCGGCCTCGATCATCTCGGCATCGTGGTCCAGCACCGTGCAGGACTGGCCCTGGGCCAGCAACACACGCGACACGATCTGCCCGTAGCGGCCGAAACCGGCCACCAGAATCGGAGCCTCCTGCTGTTCTGAGATTTCCTCCATGACCGGTACGCCGCAGTTGGCATAACGGGGCAACAACAACTTGTCGATGGCGACCAGCAGCAGCGGGCTGACCAGCATGGACACGGCCACCGCGGCCACCAGCAGCGATGCGGTCTGCGCCGGCAGCACATTGGCACCCGCCGCGGCCTGGAACACCACAAACGCAAATTCGCCACCCTGGGCCAGCAGCAGGGTGAACACCGGCCGCTCCTGGAATGGCAATTTCATCAGCCGGGCAATCGTGAAAATGACCACACCTTTGACGGCCAGAAAACCCACCACCACGGCGGCCATCTGCAGCGGGGCGTCGCGTAACACGCCCAAGTCCACGCCCATGCCCACGGCGATGAAAAACAGGCCCAGCAACAGGCCCTTGAAGGGTTCGATGTTGGTCTCCAGCTCGCGCCGGTATTCGCTCTCGGCCAGCAGCACACCGGCCAAAAAGGCGCCCAGCGCCATGGACAGGCCGACGATCTGCATCAGCGCGGCAATGCCCACCACCAGCAAGAGCGAGGCGGCGGTGAAGATCTCGGGCGTCTTGCTGCGGGCAATCCAGCGCAACAGCGGGCGCAGCAGGAGTCGGCCACCAACCACGATACCGGCGATGACTGCTATTATTTTGATAGCTTCATAAATCCGTTCCACGGGGGCTACAGCCTGATTTGGCTCAAGCGACCCGGCCAGCAGCGGCAGCAGGGCCAAAATCGGAATGGCCGCCACGTCCTGGAACAGCAGAATGGAAAAACCCGCCTGGCCGCTGCCGGTGGGCAACAGGTTGCGTTCACCCATGACCTGCAGCGCAATGGCCGTGCTGGACAGCGCCAACCCCAGGGCCGCCACCACGGCGATGGGTGTGGACACGCCGCAGGCCCATGCCAGTACAAAGATCCCTGCGGCGCAGCCCGCCATCTGGGCGCTGCCCCAGCCAAAAATGGGGCGGCGCAGACTCCACAGGCGCTTGGGCTCCAGTTCCAGCCCCACCAGGAACAGCATCAGCACGACGCCGAACTCGGCGAAATGCAGAATATCCTGCACATTGGTGACCAGGCCCAGCCCCCAGGGACCAATGGCAATGCCGGCTGCCAGGTAGCCAATGATGGAGCCCAGGCCCAGGGCCCGGCTGAGGGGCACCACGATGACGGCGGCGCTGAGGTAGATAAAGCTGTTGATCAGCCAGGAGGGTAAATGTGGTTCCATGGCGCTAACATAGCATTACTTCGAGAGGAATAAGCATGCCCATCATCGTTGTAGCCAATCCCAAAGGCGGCGTCGGCAAGTCCACGTTGTCTACCAATATTGCCGGCTACTACGCATCACGCGGGCATGCGGTGATGCTGGGTGATGTAGACCGCCAGCTCTCCTCCAAACTCTGGCTGGGCCTGCGCCCCTCGGCCGCCCGGCCCATCACCAGTTGGGAGATCGACGCCGACGCCATCGCCAAACCCCCCAAAGGCACCACCCACGTGGTGCTGGACACGCCAGCCGGCCTGCACGGCAAACGCCTGAACGAAGTCGTCAAGATGGCCGACCGCATCGTGGTACCGCTGCAACCCAGCGTGTTCGATATTTTTGCCACCCGCGCCTTTCTGGACGAACTGATCCAAAGCAAACACGCCAGCAAGACGCAGATTGCGCTGGTCGGCATGCGGGTGGATGGCCGCACCATCGCGGCCGACCACCTGCACGAGTTTGTCGACAAGGTCGGCGCGCCGGTGGTCGGTTATCTGCGCGACACCCAAAACTACATCCACTTGGCGGCCCGTGGCCTGACGCTGTTTGACGTGGCGCCGGGCCGGGTCGCCAAGGACCTGGAGCAGTGGCAGGATCTTTGTCGCTGGCTTGACAGCTAGAGTGAGCGGCTGGCCCTACAGTGGGCGCATGAAAACCATCCAAACCCTGGCAGAAATGCCGGCCCTGATCGGGCAAGAAGTCGTCGTCAGCGACTGGATCACTATCACCCAGGAACAGGTCAACCTGTTTGCCGAAGCCACCGGAGACCACCAGTGGATCCACGTGGACGTGGAGCGGGCCAAGGCGGGCCCCTTTGGTGCGCCGATTGCACATGGTTTTTTGACGCTGTCGCTGCTGCCGCGCTTCTTTGAGTCTTCGCTACGCATCGCCGAGACGCGCATGGGCGTCAACTACGGGCTGAACAAGGTGCGTTTTGTGTCGCCCGTGCCGGTGGGCAGCCGCCTGCGCGCGCGCATGAAGTTATTGGCCTGCGATCCTATCGACAATAACGGTATGCAGATGACCTGGGAGGTCACGACCGAGCGCGAAGGTGCGAGCAAGCCGGTGTGTGTAGCCGAGTCGATTGCGCGGCATTACCCCTGACGCGACTTAACCAGCCGCAAATCCGTTTTGCCGCCAGGCCTCGAACACCGTCACCGCTACGGCGTTTGATAAATTGAGGCTGCGCTGGCCCGCCACCATGGGCAGTTTCAGACATTGCGGCGGCGCAAAGTGGGCACGCACCGCGTCTGACAGACCCCGTGTCTCGGCGCCAAACACCAGCCAGTCACCGGGCTGGAAGGCAGTCTCGAAGACTTGGCCCGTGCCCTTGGTGGTCAGCGCAAACAGGCGGTCCATCGCCGGTTGTTCGGCGTCCATAAAAGCCTGCCAGCTGGCGTGCACCTTCAGCGTGGCGTACTCGTGGTAGTCCAGCCCGGCGCGGCGCATGTGTTTGTCGTCCATCGAGAAACCCAGGGGCTCGATCAGGTGCAGCGTGCAGCCCGTATTGGCCGCCAGGCGGATGACGTTGCCCGTGTTGGGCGGGATTTCGGGTTCGACGAGGACGATATGGAACATAGGCTTGGTATTGTCGCTTCTAATGAAATCGGCCTCTAGCCCCCGTCCTTGCTCATTGAGTTGCTATGTAAATAATAGTGACTGTGTGCGGCTACTCGGTGCGAGCCAGCACCAGGGCCGTAGTGTGCGCCGCCCCGGCCTGCCGCACCACGCGTGCCGCGGCGTGTAACGATGCGCCGCTGGTCATCACATCGTCCAGCAAGACCACGTGTTTGCCTTGCACCCTGTGGACCTGCAGCGGGTCGATGGCGAATGCATCCTTGACAGCGCGCAGGCGTTCGCTGCGGGGCAGGGTGCGCTGCGGTGGTGTGTCCCGCACCCGCAGCAACACGCCGTGTGCGACCTTGGGAGCATCCAATGCGCGGGCCAACACATGGGCCTGGTTGTAACCGCGTTCACGCAGCCGCTCTTTGGACAATGGCATCGGTATCAACAGATCGGCGGCATCGATTGCGGGTTCTACCCATGGCGCGGCACGCAGCAGTGCGGCAAAACTACTGGCCCAGCCCGGGTGCTGGTGGAATTTGAAGTCGGCCACCAGGGTGGACCAGGGGTAGGCATAGGGCAGGGCGGCTAGGCAGGCATCCAGCGGTGGCGGGTTCAGCATGCAGGCGCCGCACTGGTGTACGCCGGGTGCAACGGGCAGGGCGCAGGTGGTGCAGCGGGCCACCGGTTGGGCAAACGCGGCCACGCAGGCCTCGCACACACTGTGGGCAGGCCAGGCATGGCAGACCGCGCACTGGCTGGGCAGGTGCCTGGAGAGACCTTGAAACAGTTTTCGCAACACCGAACCAATATACTCGGGCCGCCCGTTCGTCTTGGCTCCCACGCCACCTTCGCCCCATGCCAGCCCAGCCTTCCGATTTGCCACCCACCATTGCGCCCGTAGCAGCCGCCCGCTGGGCTGCCAGGCTGCCCAGCGCATCCCCGTGGTTGCATGAAGAAGTGGCGCGCCGCATGGAAGACCGTCTGCAGTGGATGACTCTGCAGCCCGAAAGCTGGGTGCACTGGGAGCCGCTGCAAGGTGGCTTGCAGGCCCAGGCGCTGCTGGCTGCCCGTTACCCCAAGTCCCAGTGCTTTGTGGCGCTAGCCCGGGCAGAACATGTACAGGCCGCTAGCAAATTGATAACACCTGCCTGGTGGAGTCCGTCCCGCTGGACTGGCCCGGCTCTGCATTTCGGCCTGCCCGAACAGCCTGCCCAAATGGTATGGGCCAATATGGCGCTGCACATGGCGGCCGACCCACAGGCCTTGATAGCCGAGTGGCACCGCCTGCTGCAGCCCAAAGGTTTTTTGATGTTCTCCTGCCTGGGGCCTGACACGCTGCGCGAAATTCGCGCCCTGTATGCGGCCCAGGGCTGGCCGCCGGCCTCGCATGCTTTTACCGATATGCACGACTGGGGCGACATGCTGGTGCACGCCGGGTTCTCAGAGCCGGTGATGGACATGGAACGCATCACGCTGAGCTTTGCAACGCCTGAGCGATTGTTGGTGGAGTTGCGCGAGCTGGGCCGCAACCTGCACCCGCAGCGGTTTGGGGCCTTGCGCGGCCGGGCCTGGCATGCGCAACTGCTGGCGCAACTGGGACAGTTGGCCCAGACCGACGGCGACGGCCAGCTGCGCCTGACCTTTGAAATCGTCTACGGCCACGCTTTCAAGGCGCCGCCCCGTCTGACGGTGGCGAGCGAGACCGCGGTGTCGCTGGATGCCATGCGTGAAGCCCTGCGCCAAGGCCGCAGAAATGGCGCTTCGGGTTGACTTCGGGGCTTGACACGGGTCTAAGACCCCAATTCTCAGAGGGTTGGTGGGCTACAATAATAGACAAACCGCGTTCTTGCCCTTCCTGTCTGCCCGTGACTTTTTGCATGGGCGGGGCCAGGTTTTGGCACTGTTTAATCTGATTCGACGAAGAAATGACCAAGATGAAGAGCATTTTCAATAAATCGGCTTCACTGCTCCTCGCGGCAAGCGCATGGGCCGGTACTGCAGCCTTCAGCCTGGCGCATGCGGTCAATGACCTGCCTGGCGGCCCAGCAGTTAACCAGTTGAACCTGCACCCTGCGGTTACTGTGATTGCCAAAGAGCAGGCCTGGTTGCACTGGTTTATGCTGATTGTGTGCAGCATCATCTTTGTGGGCGTGTTTTCGGTGATGTTTTATTCCATCTGGAAGCACCGCAAGTCCCAGGGCCACAAGGCTGCCACCTTCCATGAGTCTGTGCTGGTGGAAGTGATATGGACCATCATTCCCTTCATCATCGTGATTCTGATGGCCCTGCCAGCGACCAAGGTCGTGGTTGCCATGAAAGACACCACCAATGCCGACCTGACAATCAAGGCCACTGGCATGCAGTGGAAATGGGGTTATGACTACCTGCGCGGCGAAGGTGAAGGCATCAGCTTCCTGTCCACGCTGGACAACTCCCACCGCATCATGTCGGACAACGGCGGCCCCAAACAAGGCGAAGTCGCACCGGATGACTACCTGTTGAAGGTGGATAACCCTCTGGTGGTGCCTGTGGACCGCAAGATCCGCATCATCACCACGGCCAACGACGTGATCCACGCTTTTGCGGTGCCATCCTTTGGTATCAAGCAGGACGCCATCCCCGGTTTTGTGCGCGACACCTGGTTCCGCGCCGAAAAAACCGGCGACTTCTATGGCCAATGCCAGGAGTTGTGCGGCAAGGAACACGCCTACATGCCTATCCATGTGAAGGTGTTGTCCGCAGAAGACTACTCCAAGTGGGTCGCTGGCGAAATGAAGAAGCTGGCCGCCAAAGCGGATGATCCTTCCAAGGTCTGGGAGCTCGCAGACTTGGCCAAGCGTGGTGAGAAGGTCTACGCCGCCAACTGCGTCGCTTGCCACCAGGCCAACGGCAAGGGCGCTGGCCCCATCAAGCCGGTCGACGGCTCGGCGGTGGTGCTGGATGCCGACAAGACCAAACAAATCGCCGTCATGCT from Rhodoferax sp. AJA081-3 includes these protein-coding regions:
- the coxB gene encoding cytochrome c oxidase subunit II, with protein sequence MKSIFNKSASLLLAASAWAGTAAFSLAHAVNDLPGGPAVNQLNLHPAVTVIAKEQAWLHWFMLIVCSIIFVGVFSVMFYSIWKHRKSQGHKAATFHESVLVEVIWTIIPFIIVILMALPATKVVVAMKDTTNADLTIKATGMQWKWGYDYLRGEGEGISFLSTLDNSHRIMSDNGGPKQGEVAPDDYLLKVDNPLVVPVDRKIRIITTANDVIHAFAVPSFGIKQDAIPGFVRDTWFRAEKTGDFYGQCQELCGKEHAYMPIHVKVLSAEDYSKWVAGEMKKLAAKADDPSKVWELADLAKRGEKVYAANCVACHQANGKGAGPIKPVDGSAVVLDADKTKQIAVMLNGQNNGAMPAWKSLSDTDIAAVITYTKNNWSNKTGQVVQPADVLAQRK